Within the Arachis duranensis cultivar V14167 chromosome 10, aradu.V14167.gnm2.J7QH, whole genome shotgun sequence genome, the region ACTTCACCGTCCACTTCGTCTGTGACTATCGGTCATCTAGGCCCGGAACAACCCTGAGTAGCTGCTCACATATCTCCTCAATCGTGCGTCCCTGATGGTGCTGCTCCTACCCATCGATGCATCCACTCACAGGATCATCGTCAATCCTAAGTCCCAGCTGGTAGGCTACGTCCTGCAGGGTGATAGTCATCTCCCCACACGGTAGATGAAATGTGTGGGACTCAGGTCTCCACTTCTCTATCAAAGCCGAGGCAAGCGGCCAATCGTGCTCGAACTCGACCATATAGGCCACATACTCAAACCCAGCTCGTCTGAGATATGGCCTAATCTGCTCCGACGGTCGTGCCATCAAATTTCGCCTGGTGCACAGTACCTGAGGCGCCTACCAAAcagaaacaaaaaacacaaaaaaagggGACGGTTAGCAcataaaattagagtttcactgctaattaattataacaaaataaaaaacagttaAAAAAGTATACCACTCTATCAAGCCTGCCAGCAATGTGCTCAGCGTGATCTAGTCTATATATCTCACCCTCGTAACCCAACAACTGTTCCTCCATCTAAATATAATCcagtaaaataaaatcataaacacTGAACTCACCTTTTACGTTAAccaatttattaaataaaaaaatatatttaattatttgactcggcttatatatttaataattcttATTCTTCCCCAACTAACTGagctctaaattttttaaatcaaaatttttctcattcaacttaatttgattaattattcCACTAATTACCTTCTGAGTCATAACTTAAACTAATTATTCTAACTAAATTAACTAACAATTTACTTTGTTATACTAATTACCAAGTTATAGACAATAAACAACAGTTatacttaaaaataattacataacaaattttaactaacaaaaaataattaacagtAAATCTAACTAACATGTCATCAATAACTCTGTAACTCTAACTAACAAACAACctataactaaattattttaactaacatGTCAATAGTTACGCTAACTAAGCTAAAAAAAACTAACTCTAAGTAAGCAAAAAATTTAACTCTAACTAAACTATTATTTACTGACCTGAAACTAAGAATGTCGTCTGCATTGAACTTTACATGTGTCCAAAAGATAGGATAATAGAGAAAGATAGTGAATTTTAAAGAGAGACTGTACAAGAATAGGACAAAGACAAATGGTCCCACTGGGTTTATATAATATGCCAAACTCTACATAGAGTTCACCGGGAGGTGCGGCGAACTCTATATAAATTATAGAGTTCGCTGGCGGGTACCGTGAACTCTcctaattaccaaaaaaaaatatcgcATCCTGGTAATTAAAGCTGAAAAATGGGGTTTGgggaattaattatttttttattttatttgagaaaaaaaaatcttgatAATTGTTGTGTTATGTGTcagatatattttaaatataatattcattTGGCATATATAGTTTTTgttatgaattatattttaataaaaaataattttctaaacacattttatacctaaataTTATTACGTGTCAGTTATgtttaatcttatttttaatctatattCTTTAAATAAGTGTAAAAATAGTATACCCTATAtcttatgaaaaattaaaatttctataTCCACGTATTTCATGTCGTATCGTATTTCATATACGTATCATTGTTCGTACTTCATAAGTTGAAATAAACGTAGTGGTTGATATTTCATTTGTAAAGAATGAGATaattaatctaaaattttatagtttttcttatatatataaaataacaactaaACACAATATTTGATAATCAAGTTGGAATGGTCTAATAGTTAGTTTTATAGTTGTCAAAATCGAACCGATAATTGAACCGGTCAAACTACTGGATTACTGGGTTACTAGTTCAACTGGTTAACCCAGTTCTACATAAGTAAAACATATAAATagccaaaaatttaaaaattaaattttaaaatacatatctttaataacattttaataaacattaaatctcaaattctaaaaataagtaatacgaaaataaacacaaaatttttagtACTATTACATTAGTATCTCAAtttaacacaataaaaataacaatgtaTAGATTATATCCAAGGAGTAATTTCAAAGTCTGGATATCTTTCTTCATCTAACAAATCTGGAGCTACATTCTTATTTGCATTTTTCACAGAATTATTATTAGCTTAATCATCATCTCGATCATCTTCCAGATTCAATTGATCTATCATTTCAATAACGTTTCACAaatcataatcaataataaggCAAAACATTTGGTTAAAAATATACCCAAATCATCTAAAGCTGATTGAAGAGACATATTTGCAAGATCATTCTGTAAAGCATCAACTTCTTCAGGAGTTAAAAATGGTAGTGAATCTTCCATTATTCATTCCGAATGATCCTTAAATGCATCAAGACAAATTGGATCATAACATTGCTTTCTCATTCGGTTCCTATATTGTCAATTAACTTGATTATTCTTATTatgactaaaaatttaaaataatgccttcaaaaaagaataataaaaagtacATTTGTTGTACCCTTAAGTTATAATAAACACAAACAAGATCATTAAGTTTTTGATGATCTAACCGATTCCTTTTCTTTGAGTGAATGTGTTCAAAAATGCTCCAGTTACGCTCACAACCTGAAGAACTACAACTTTTACTCAAAATACGAATAGCTAACTTTTGCAAGTTTGATGCTCCACATCCATAGGATTTTTACTATTGATCTTAACATAAAAAGGAAATAATATATcacaatcataaaaatcaaatcataaacatatcacaatcataaaagactaattttaataaaaaatttaccagACATCACTGTGCTTCGCTAACGTATTGCAGATTGTCTTCCAAAGTCTTGTTCGGCATTCTTAAATATTCTCATATCACTTGttaatttagaattcaaataTGCATCACCGTAAGTATATCTCTCAATGACATCTAAGTAGGCTAGAAATTGTTTGCTTGTGCTTTTCAAATTCTCCAGCATTAAATCGAAAAGCTGGATTTAACCAATAACCAGCAGTATGAAGGTCTTTTCGGAGTTCTAAATCCCAACGCGTAGCTAAAATCTTCAAATATGGATCAACAACcgtctttattttttgaaacCTCTTCACCATCTCTTCCCTAACCTTATAAATAGCTTGATAAAGAAAACCTATTGCAGCTCTATTTTCACTATTCACAATATGCAATACACGAACAAGTTGTTGAGTAAGCTTAACAATATCAGTGCATTGATTCCAAAATTTAGAATCTAGGACTTGATCCACAAAATTTTTAGCTTTGGCTTCTTTAGAGTAAGCTGAGCTTGTCCATTCTCTAGATGTCACCATAGCTCTCATTGCATCCTTTTGAGCTAATATACTTTGCAAAGCAATGAAATTAGTGACAAACTGAGTTGGAGCTGGACGAAGTATTTCTCGTCTGTCTATGAACTTTCTCATCAAGTGCAAAGGATGGCAATGATTATAGATATACTTCATAATCATTGAAGCTTGTGACATAGTTTCACTCACTTCCTCTAACTTTCCAATATCCTGAAACATTAAATTAACACAGTGTACTGCATAAGGAGACCAATACAATCTATGAAACTCCGATTCCAACAACCTTCCAATAGCAACGTAATTTGAAACATTATTCGTTACTACATGTACAACATTCTCAGGACCAACAAATAATACAACATCCCTAAGCAACTTAAACAAAGCATCAGCAATTTTTAAGACATGAGAAGCATCAACTGACTTTAGAAAAGCAGTTCCTTTAGGAGAATAAAccaagaaattaattaaagtatGCCTACAACGATCAATCCATCCATCGACCATGATAGTACATCCAGTTTGTTTCCAAATCTCATGATAATCTTCAATCATTTTCTTTACATCTTCAACTAATTTACTCAATAAATATCCACGAACTCTTCCATAATTTGTCCCTTTATACCCTGCACCTATGTTTGCAATAGCATCAATCATTGTCTAATAATAAGCTAAAGTGACCGCATTAAATAGCACAGAGGCATCCATCATCCATCTCACAATAGCAATATCAC harbors:
- the LOC107470540 gene encoding uncharacterized protein LOC107470540 translates to MIDAIANIGAGYKGTNYGRVRGYLLSKLVEDVKKMIEDYHEIWKQTGCTIMVDGWIDRCRHTLINFLVYSPKGTAFLKSVDASHVLKIADALFKLLRDVVLFVGPENVVHVVTNNVSNYVAIGRLLESEFHRLYWSPYAVHCVNLMFQDIGKLEEVSETMSQASMIMKYIYNHCHPLHLMRKFIDRREILRPAPTQFVTNFIALQSILAQKDAMRAMVTSREWTSSAYSKEAKAKNFVDQVLDSKFWNQCTDIVKLTQQLVRVLHIVNSENRAAIGFLYQAIYKVREEMVKRFQKIKTVVDPYLKILATRWDLELRKDLHTAGYWLNPAFRFNAGEFEKHKQTISSLLRCH